GACCCAGACGACAAGGAGGGATGGCTTCAGGGCCTCACCAGCAGTGCCGCGAACCCCCTAGGCACCGTCAGAGGCTGGGCGGCATCCGTGGGGGGCTTCCGGCTGACACTCCACAACCACACCGGCACGGTCACCCACCAACACCAGCTCCTGACGAAACACCTCGGTCTGAGCCAGCTTCGGGAGACCGTCATGAGGGGTCTTCGGGTGTACCAGGCCCCGGGGCAGACCGAGAAGCACATTGGTCTGGCCGGGGAGCTGTTCGaccatcaagatcaagaccacaGACCCAACTTTGTGGCACTGCAGGTGAgggactttttattattattattattattattattattggagttGGATTCTCAGATGCTTCAAAAAttgacctcactgtgttgtatagaaagtctcattagtaaggaaacatatatgaatttgttaggttaagttaggttaggtttagggtatcttcaaacacatgatagccagccagcaccttatggtataaatcaacaaagaatgacctcactttgttgtatagaaagtctcattagtaaggaagcatatatgattttgttaggttaagttaggttaggtttagtgtatcttcaaacacatgactgccagcaccctattgtataaatcaacaaagaatgacctcactgtgttgtgtagaaagtctcattagtaaggaagcatatatgaattttctgagtcaagactgtttggggttttgttaggttaggttaggttaagttaagtttaccataagaatgacctcactttgttgtgtagaaagtctcatttgtaaggaagcatatatgaattttctgagtcaagacctatagtgactgtttggggttttgttaggttaggttaggttaagtttagggtatcttcaaacacatgacagccagcactttatggtataaatcaacacagaatgacctcactgtgttgtatagaaagtctcattagtaaggaccCATATATGAGCTTGGACCTACCTGTGATGAATGTGTTATGTTCAGCCTGCAATGCCTGTAATGCCTGTAGTGTGCTCTGTGTAGCCTGTAATGTGTTCTGTGCGTCCTGTAATGTGTTCTGTGCATCCTGTAATGCCTGTAATGTGTTCTGTGTGTCCTGTAATGCCTGTAATGTGTTCTGTGTGTCCTGTAATGCCTGTAATGTGTTCTGTGTGTCCTGTAATGTGTTCTGTGTGTCCTGTAATGCCTGTAATGTGTTCTGTGTGTCCTGTAATGCCTGTAATGTGTTCTGTGCATCCTGTAATGCCTGTAATGTGTTCTGTGTGTCCTGTAATGCCTGTAATGTGTTCTGTGTGTCCTGTAATGCCTGTAATGTGTTCTGTGCATCCTGTAATGCCTGTAATGTGTTCTGTGTGTCCTGTAATGCCTGTAATGTGTTCTGTGTGTCCTGTAATGCCTGTAATGTGTTCTGTGCGTCCTGTAATGCCTGTAATGTGTTCTGTGTGTCCTGTAATGCCTGTAATGTGTTCTGTGTGTCCTGTAATGCCTGTAATGTGTTCTGTGTGTCCTGTAATGCCTGTAATGTGTTCTGTGTGTCCTGTAATGTGTTCTGTGTGTCCTGTAATGCCTGTAATGTGTTCTGTGTGTCCTGTAATGCCTGTAATGTGTTCTGTGCATCCTGTAATGCCTGTAATGTGTTCTGTGTGTCCTGTAATGCCTGTAATGTGTTCTGTGTGTCCTGTAATGCCTGTAATGTGTTCTGTGCATCCTGTAATGCCTGTAATGTGTTCTGTGTGTCCTGTAATGCCTGTAATGTGTTCTGTGTGTCCTGTAATGCCTGTAATGTGTTCTGTGCATCCTGTAATGCCTGTAATGTGTTCTGTGTGTCCTGTAATGCCTGTAATGTGTTCTGTGTGTCCTGTAATGCCTGTAATGTGTTCTGTGCGTCCTGTAATGTGTTCTGTGCGTCCTGTAATGCCTGTAATGTGTTCTGTGCATCCTGTAATGCCTGTAATGTGTTCTGTGCATCCTGTAATGCCTGTAATGTGTTCTGTGCATCCTGTAATGCCTGTAATGTGTTCTGTGTGTCCTGTAATGCCTGTAATGTGTTCTGTGTGTCCTGTAATGCCTGTAATGTGTTCTGTGTGTCCTGTAATGCCTGTAATGTGTTCTGTGCATCCTGTAATGTCTGTAATGTGTTCTGTGTGTCCTGTAATGCCTGTAATGTGTTCTGTGCGTCCTGTAATGTGTTCTGTGTGTCCTGTAATGCCTGTAATGTGTTCTGTGCGTCCTGTAATGTGTTCTGTGCATCCTGTAATGCCTGTAATGTGTTCTGTGCATCCTGTAATGCCTGTAATGTGTTCTGTGCATCCTGTAATGTCTGTAATGTGTTCTGTGTGTCCTGTAATGTGTTCTGTGCGTCCTGTAATGCCTGTAATGTGTTCTGTGCATCCTGTAATGCCTGTAATGTGTTCTGTGCATCCTGTAATGCCTGTAATGTGTTCTGTGCATCCTGTAATGCCTGTAATGTGTTCTGTGCATCCTGTAATGCCTGTAATGTGTTCTGTGCGTCCTGTAATGCCTGTAATGTGTTCTGTGTGTCCTGTAATGCCTGTAATGTGTTCTGTGTGTCCTGTAATGTGTTCTGTGCGTCCTGTAATGCCTGTAATGTGTTCTGTGTGTCCTGTAATGCCTGTAATGTGTTCTGTGTGTCCTGTAATGCCTGTAATGTGTTCTGTGTGTCCTGTAATGTGTTCTGTGCATCCTGTAATGCCTGTAATGTGTTCTGTGCATCCTGTAATGCCTGTAATGTGTTCTGTGCATCCTGTAATGCCTGTAATGTGTTCTGTGCGTCCTGTAATGCCTGTAATGTGTTCTGTGCATCCTGTAATGTGTTCTGTGCGTCCTGTAATGTGTTCTGTGCGTCCTGTAATGCCCTGCTGTCTCCCCCAGGTGTCAGGTCGTGTGCCGTTTTCTGTGGACATCGTATACGAGAGTGACAGCGCCGTGGCAGAGCGTCAGGACCGGCTGGTGGGCGACACGCTCACCGCCGAGCTGGCCGAACACAAGGAGCGCTTCCACAACGAATTCGAGTCCAAATTCTCGCTGCGGGCCAAAGGGTTCTCGGCGGAGGAGGTGGCCTTTGCGGAGGCGGCCCTGAGCAACATGCTGGGCGGGATCGGGTACTTCTACGGGGCGTCGCGAGTCCGTGGGCCGCACAACACCGAGCCTGTACCCTACTGGCGCGCTCCGCTCTACACTGCCGTACCCTCGCGTAGTTTCTTCCCGCGTGGCTTCCTGTGGGACGAAGGCTTCCACAACCTCCTCATCGCGAAGTGGGACAGGGAGATATCTCAGGACATCCTCGGACACTGGCTCGACCTCATGAACTGGGATGGATGGATACCCCGGGAGCAGATCCTTGGGGCCGAGGCGCGCGCTCGTGTCCCGGAGGAGTTCGTGGTTCAGGACAGCCGCAACGCTAACCCTCCGACCCTCCTGCTGACCCTGCACTCCATGATGGGTGACCTCCGCGCCCAGGAGCTCTCCGACGAGGACTACCAGTACCTGACGCGTTTGTGGCCACGGCTGCGCGCCTGGTACGCCTGGTTCAACACGACGCAGACCGGTGACCTGCCCGGCGCGTACCGCTGGCGGGGACGCGACCCCAACGCCGTGAAGGAGCTGAACCCCAAAACACTGACCTCGGGGCTGGATGACTACCCCAGGGCCTCGCACCCGACTAGGGACGAACGCCACTTGGACCTCAGATGCTGGATGGCTCTCGCTGCGGGGCTGATGGCTGACCTCGCTGCCCTGGTGGAGAAGGACCCGACCCGATTCAGGGAGTCCTACAGGTATGATTTTGACCTCTCTTGGTGTGTAGGGACTTAaagtcgtatcataagacattttgcgcgcccaaaaacacatatttgacaaggctttcgtaggagttgtgagcatttccaggagtagttgtatgaccctggtggtagtgtgacccttcctctgtgccgtgaacctaaagaaacacacatttgacaaggctttcgtaggagttcggggcatttcctggggtagttttatgaccctggtgttggtttgacctttcctctgtaccatgaacgtaagaaacacacatttgacaaggctttcgtaggagttgtgagcatttccaggggtagttttatgaccctggtgttagtttgacccttcttctgtaccatgaacctaagaaacacacatttgacaaggctttcataggagttgtgggcatttccaggggtagttttatgaccctggtggtagtgtgacccttcctctgtaccatgaacctaagaaacacacatttgacaaggcttttgtaggagttgtgaacatttccaggggtagttttatgaccctggtggtagtgtgacccttcctttgtaccgtgaacctaagaaacacatatttgacaaggctttcgtaggagttgtgagcacttccaggagtagttgtatgaccctggtggtaatttgacccttcctctataccacgaacttaagaaacacacatttgacaaggctttcgtaggagttcagggcatttccagggatagttcttgaccctggtggtagttggacccttcttctgtaccacgaacctaagaaacacacatttgacaaggctttcgtaggagttcagggcatttccagggctagttttatgcccctggtggtagttggacccttcttctgtaccatgaacctaagaaacacacatttgacaaggctttcgtaggagttcagggcatttccaggggtagttttatgaccctggtggtagtttgacccttcctctgtaccgtgaacctaagaaacacacatttgacaaggctttcataggagttgtgggcatttccagtagttttatgaccctggtggtagtgtgacccttcttctgtaccgtgaacctaagaaacacatatttgacaaggctatcgtaggagttgtgagcatttccaggagtagctttatgaccctggtggtagtttgacccttcctctgtaccgtgaacctaagaaacacacatttgacaaagctttcgtaggagttgtgagcatttccaggggtagctttatgaccctggtggtagtttgacccttcttctgtaccatgaacctaagaaacacacatttgacaaggctttcgtaggagttgtgggcatttccaggagtagttt
This window of the Eriocheir sinensis breed Jianghai 21 chromosome 50, ASM2467909v1, whole genome shotgun sequence genome carries:
- the LOC126982391 gene encoding mannosyl-oligosaccharide glucosidase-like — encoded protein: METRINTPISAPKVVVRSGLEVPERYWGTYRPGVYFGTRTRHPTSLLTGLMWFVPGHFQGNMLALRHWCDQADGLSSYGWRVHDGRDVGIQSLEDKHVTLETTFVKRHGGLHGGEWSARVTVLPRNKKQSGAAASILYYVALDPDDKEGWLQGLTSSAANPLGTVRGWAASVGGFRLTLHNHTGTVTHQHQLLTKHLGLSQLRETVMRGLRVYQAPGQTEKHIGLAGELFDHQDQDHRPNFVALQVSGRVPFSVDIVYESDSAVAERQDRLVGDTLTAELAEHKERFHNEFESKFSLRAKGFSAEEVAFAEAALSNMLGGIGYFYGASRVRGPHNTEPVPYWRAPLYTAVPSRSFFPRGFLWDEGFHNLLIAKWDREISQDILGHWLDLMNWDGWIPREQILGAEARARVPEEFVVQDSRNANPPTLLLTLHSMMGDLRAQELSDEDYQYLTRLWPRLRAWYAWFNTTQTGDLPGAYRWRGRDPNAVKELNPKTLTSGLDDYPRASHPTRDERHLDLRCWMALAAGLMADLAALVEKDPTRFRESYRFLSDSSGLDALHWSYAANGYMDYGLHTDQVELRRPSPNAEPQRVTLAAPQPRHVDAFGYVSFFPLFLQVMDPNAPKLGQVLQDLRRTDLLWTPYGLRSLAPNAPLYNRKNTPHDPPYWRGAIWMNMNFLAVRALHHYAAQDGPHRALAAQLYSELRTNLINSLRKQYNTSGYLWEQYSDRTGKGQGCRPFTGWTALIVLVMGEVY